CCTTTTACAACTGAATTGCAAGATTTCCTAACCAACCATTGTGAAGGGAATCCAGAATATTCCAATCTCCCTCGCAAGTGGAATACTGCCGTTGCGGGTGCCAAGGATAATTTTTTACTGCATAACGACATCGTCTTTCATCCCGTCAAACGTGATGGTGTGATGGGTTTCGGGGTCTGGATCGGAGGGATCCTCTCCTCTCAGATGAATGCCTACGCGCTGCCTATGAATGCATGGGTCAAGCAAGATGAGATTTGCAAAATGACGGATTGCGTCATCCGCTTGTGGCGTGACAATGGTGAACGTGATAAGCGTCCTAAAGGGCGCTTTCGCATGTATCTCGACCAACTTGGCGTCGAAACCTTCAGGAACAAAGTTGAAGAACTTTTTGGCCCTCTAGCCGAAGATCCAGGTTCAGTCTTCAATGACACACCACGGTCTCACTACGGAATTCATCCTCAAAATAATCCAGGCGAATTTTTCGCGGGGCTTCATGTGAACGTTGGGCGACTCACTGCCAATGATCTTCACGATTTAGCCACTGCAAGCCTTGAATATGGATCTGGCGAAGTGCGTCTAACGGAGGACCAGAACGTCATCATTGTGGGGCTCTCCACAGACAATCTCGACGCATTTCAAGCTGACTCCTTGCTGCAACGCTTCCCCCTGCAACCGGGAGCCATCGCGGCGGGAACGGTCTCCTGCACAGGAAACACTTACTGCAGTTTTGGTCTCACCAACACCAAAGACCAAGCCATTGCTGCAGCGAACCAACTCGATGCAGAGCTCGAGCTTCCCGAAGAGCTGAAGATCCATTGGACCGGATGTCCCAACACCTGCGGGCAAGCCTTCATGGGTGCCATTGGTTTGACAGGCACGAAGGCAAAAAACAGCAAAGGCGAAATGGGTGAGGGCTACACCTTGAGCATCGGAGGATCGCAAGGCGAAAATCCACAGATCGGGGAAGTGCAGCAAAAAGCCATTCCCGCTGAAGACATTCAAAACGTTCTTCGACAGGTGCTTATCGAACAATTCGGAGCAAAGCCTCGAGCTTAAGCAAACCGAATTAGCTCGACGACGTCAAACCGTGGCGCTTTATTTTGAAGCCATGGTTAAACGCAATCACGAACCAAACTTTTATTCATTTCCCAATGTCTTTCAAAGGTGATTTTCTATCGCGTTTTGTCAATTGGCTCAGCGCAAGTGGTAAAGACAAAGATCCAATCTCTGTATCACCACAGCAACAAGATGTCTTCTCACGCTTAATGAATCGCGTTAGCGGTTGATTCTTTTTTCATTTACTAAACCCAATCATGAGCGCAACAGCGTCCCAGATGGACTACGTCCTACCTAATGAACTCGTCGACGGCATGATTTTGGCCGGCGGCAAGAAAGCAACCGTCAGCATTAAAAACCTGCTGATCCGTGGCTTTTACTCTGGCGCCATTCTTGGTCTTGCCGTCATCCTGGCCCTCACGGTAGGAATCCTCACAAAACTGCCATTTGTGGGATCTCTTCTATTCCCATTTGGTTTTGCCAGCATCGTCCTGTTCGGAATGGAGCTGGTCACTGGAAACTTCGCGTTGCTACCGATGGCAACATGGGCCGGCAAATGTAGCTGGAGTGCAACCTTTAGAAATTGGACATGGGTCTGGATTGGCAATTTCATCGGCACGCTCGTTGTGGCGATCATCATGGCCATCAGCCTCACCAGCGGAAGCATGGATGCTTCTGCTGAGAATGTTGGTCCACCCATTTGGGATCTTGTGGCTCAAAAAATCGTTGCTCTTAACCAGATCAACGTTGTGAAAAAGTACGAGGCCCTTGGAAGCATGGGTTTCTTTTTGGCATTCTTGCGCGGAGTTGTGGCCAACTGGTTGGTTTGCCTCGGCGTCACGATGGCTCTTGTGAGCAAAAGTGTTCCCGGCAAATTGCTTGCCTGCTGGTTGCCGATTACAGCTTTCCAAACAATGGGCATGGAGCACATTGTTGTGAACCAGTTCCTGCATACAGCTGGACCAATCCTCGGTTCAGGTGTTCCTTTCTATAAGGTGATTTTCTGGAATTTCCTCCCAGTCACCTTGGGAAATATTGTTGGAGGAATGGTGTTCATCGGCATGCTCTTCTACAGCACCCATCGCACCAAAATTTCCGATGTGCTTCCCACAGAGCATGATGAAAAGCTAGAACGTGAACTCGCCGCTGAACTCGGCGCCCGCTGACTTCAAACCATATGAGTGCCATTGATGAAGCCTCCCTTTGGGATCGGCTGGCCAATGCACGGAAGATTCCTTTGAATCCAACCTGGCTGGGAGAGGTTTTCTCTCCCAGCCTTTCTGCTGAACTCCGTTTTGCAGTGGCTGAGCGTTTGGGGATGTTCGCAGAAACAGGTTGGCCAATCATCCATGCCCTGATCGAACAGCACGGAATACATCCTGAATTGATCCATGCAGCCGGCCTATGCCATCAACCTGAAGCAAAAGATTGGTTACTCACGCAGCTGAAGCAATCCGATGATCCAGATGTCCTTTTGCTCAAGGCACTGAGTTGCTGGGGTGCAGAACTCACACTGTCTCAATATGAGCACATTCTGCAGTTGCCCAGCCAAGCACAACGCCTCGCCGGTTTAGATCTTCTCAGCTTCAAATCTCATCAACTTCAGGCCGTTGAATTACTGCAGTTGTGTGAATGCACTCTGCAAGATTGGCGTGATCCCGTTGTCATCGCCTGCATACGCTTGCTGCAGCGACGAGACGACATTGAGATCAGCACCAGGCTTGCGGTTCTGGTCCATAAAGGCTCCGATGCAGCTGCTGAAGCTGCCTTAAGAGCCTTGGGTTGCATGGCCACAACTCATAGCAAAATAGCGCTGAAGTCACTGAGTGCAGAGCTCACCAATCCAGAACGAAGTGCGCATGCCCTCCGTCAGCTTCAACAGCAATATTAAAGACATTAAAAAAAACCCGGCTAGGCCGGGCATTTTGAATGAGATCAAAAACTCACCATTTTTTATAAGGTAAGAATTTTCCACACATTGTAATCTTTACCCTGTCTCCTTTGGGATCTTCAACCTTATCCACATCCAAAGTAAAGTCGATGGCACTCATAATTCCATCGCCAAATTTTTCCTGAATAACATCTTTAAGAGGCATACCGTAGACCTGCATGATCTCATAAAAACGATAGATCAGCGGATCTGTAGGAATCACAGGATCTAGGCTTCCTTTCGTCGGAAACTCCTGCAGCGCAGCGGTAATAGCTGGATCGAGAGCCAACAATGTTGCTAATTTCTCCGCTTCTTCAGGGGATGCGGTTGCCTGTCCGTAAAAGAGAGAAGCAATCCAAACCTCATCGAGCCCAAGGGCCGCTTCTAAGTCGGCGAAGGAAAGACCCTTCGCCTTCTTTGCCGCCATGAGTGAAGCAGTAAGCGTCGATGGCGAGGGACCAGCCAAGGACGGTGCCAAAGCAGATGTTGTCATGCAATAAAAGACCAATAAAGAACTACTAGAGATCAGCAACCCTTGCGGGACCACTCAGCAGTCAACAAATCATCTACAAGATCAAGACCCAAAAAAGATGCATTGACTACCATTTCAAAAGCTCGGAGCAACCAATAGCAGCATCGGCGACAGAACGACAACGAGGGAAACAGCATCATGATTGAGCTGATGGTTAGTTCGTTTTCATGTTTCTTACCTCACCCATGAATCAGTTCGCTCAAACCCTGAATCAGGCCCTAAAAAGTATCAATAACTTCTTTACCAGTGACTCTTTGTCGTTGACCCCAGCCGTTGTGCGTGAAGCCTTTCCAAACCTGCTCATTGAACGGCTTTATTACGCCGAAGGACGTCAGCACCCATCCCACCCCCTACACGGGAGCTATGCGGGCCTTTGCAGAAGCTAGCCAACGGCTTACATAAAAGATTCTGGTATCAATGACTACCACCGAAGGAGATGATTCTGCGGAACGATCTCTTTCGGTTCCGGTCATATCAATGCAAAGCTCTCCAGAAGCCAATAAGCGTGCATGTTTCAAGCAATTGCTACGCAAAATTGGCAGTGGAGAGCACACCAGCAAAGGTTTAACGCGAAGCGAAGCCGATGAGGCCATGGAGTTGATGCTCACGGGAGGAGCTTCAGACGTTCAAATCGGCGCCTTTCTCATTGCCCATCGCATCCGCAGGCCCGAGCCTCAAGAGCTCACCGGCATGCTCGATACCTATAGACGTCTCGGGCCCTGTCTTCAGAGTGAAGCCGATCAACGCCGGCCGATCTGCTTTGGCATGCCCTTTGACGGCCGATCTCGCACGGCACCGATCTACCCCTTAACAACGTTGCTGTTGGTGGGGTGTGGACAGCCTGTGGTCTTGCAGGGAGGGAAGCGAATGCCGGTGAAATTTGGAATCACTGCCGCAGAGCTGTTCGCTTCGATCGGACTCAACTTGCAGGGACTGTCGATCAATGATGTTCAAGCAGGATTCAACCTCCATGGTCTTGCCCTCATCTATCAACCGGAACATTTCCCTCTTGGCGAGGCACTGCTTCCCGCGCGGGATGATCTCGGGAAACGACCTCCACTGGCCAGCGCCGAGCTGCTCTGGACTGCTCACCAAGGGCACCACCTGCTTGTGAGTGGATTTGTGCATCCACCAACGGAAAGCCGAGCCTGGCAAGCCCTAGAGCTGGCCGGAGAAACGGAGGTCATCACCGTGAAGGGCTTAGAGGGCGGAACAGACCTGCCGGTGAGTCGGGCCGGGATCACAGCTCGCATTCACAACTCAGGAGAACCCGAACGACACATCGTTCACCCCCGTGATCATGGCTGCTTTGGAGACGACCCCCGCTGGGAATCAGAGGAGGCCTGGGCGACACACGCCAAAGAGGCCCTTCTAGGCCAAGGGCCCATGGCCCAATCATTGCGTTGGAACGCAGGCTGCTACCTCTGGTTGAGCGGACTGAGCAAAAGCTTGGAGGACGGTGTAGAGGAGGCCCGCACCATGCAAGCCAATGGAGTTGGCACCGCCGCCTTAGAAAAACTGATCGCCTGGCGGGCGTCTGTGGGAGGGTGATTAACCGTCTCGATCGAACGTGCGCCGTCCTCACGTTCCAACGTTATTAAGTGCGTTTCTAACGCTTCTCAATGACCGACTAAGCGAAAGCATTGTTTTTCCATTGCTGCCCTTTCTGTTGGCATCGTTCAATGCCGACGGTCGCACCCTTGGTCTCTTAGCTGGCAGCTACGCCCTTGCTCAGTTCGCAGCGACTCCCTTAATCGGAGCCCTGAGTGATCGCTTCGGCCGCAGGCCTGTGATCGCCATCTGCGTCAGTGGTTCCGTCCTCGGCCTCGGACTGTTTGCGATCACCGTGAGCCAAGACTGGCCCCCAGGTGCTGTCTTACCCCTGTTTCTTCTGTTTGGGGCCCGACTCATCGATGGGGTGAGTGGTGGAACAGCCGCCACAGCAGGAGCCGTACTCGCAGACATCACCCCTCCGGAGCAACGCGCACGCGCCTTCGGATTGATCGGAGTGGCCTTCGGGCTTGGTTTCATTATCGGCCCCTTTCTTGGTGGCCAATTAGCCCGCATTGCCGTCACGGTGCCGATCTGGGTGGCAACCGGCTTCGCCGTGCTCAACCTTGTTGTTGTCCTGACGTTGCTCCCTGAAACCCATCCGGTGTCAGAACGCCGCGTTCTTCCCCGCAAACGGGAGCTCAACCCCTTCGCTCAAATCGCGCGGGTGATTGGCAATCCAGCCGTCGGGCGTCTGGCCTTGGGCTTTTTTCTGTTCTTTCTTGCCTTCAATGGCTTCACCGCAATCCTGGTTCTCTATTTCAAGCAACGCTTCAATTGGGGTCCAGAGCTTGCCACTACAGCCTTTTTGATTGTGGGGGTCGTCGCCACCGTGGTCCAGGGTGGCCTGATCGGTCCATTGGTGAAACGGTTTGGGGAGTGGAAACTCACGCTGATCGGCCTCGGTTTAGTCATCGCCGGTTGTTTGCTCATCCCCACAACCGATCCGGAGCAAGCCAGGATCGGAGTGTTTACAGCCGTGGCGATTTTGGCCAGCGGCACGGGTCTCGTGACCCCAAGCCTTCGCAGCCTCGTCTCGAGGCGCCTCAGCGATGAAGGACAAGGAGCAGCTCTTGGCAGCCTGCAAGCACTGCAGAGTCTTGGCAGTTTTTTAGGCCCACCTCTCGCTGGACTGGGCTACGACCTCCTGGGTCAAACCAGTCCGTTCTTTGGAGGCGCCGGATTACTTCTAGTCGTCGTGCTCTTGGTGACGCGCAGTCCCCTTGAGGAGTCCACAGGGTGACCGACGATTGCTACCTTTCGCTTGCGAGCACAGTGCTCTCGTCCATTTATGAGCGGCGTCATGCTTCCCGGGAACCTCTACATCAATCGGGAACTCAGCTGGATCGCCTTCAACCGGCGCGTTTTAGCTCAGGCGCTTGACCAAAGAACACAGTTATTAGAGCAGGCCAAATTCAGCGCCATTTTCAGCAACAACCTGGATGAATTTTTCATGGTGCGCGTGGCGTCCTTGAAATCTCAGGTTGAGGCCGGTATCGACAAGCAGAGCGAAGACGGCCTCAACCCTCGGGAGCAGCTCCATGAGATTCGCAACCAGCTCTCAGCTCTGCTGGAGGCCCAGCAAAAGCATTTCCTCGACCATCTGCGCGTAGGGCTGGAGGATCACGGCGTTTTCCTGTTCAACTACCAACAGCTGAATGAAGCCCAGAGGCACTGGGTGGACAATTTCTTTCAAACGGCGATTTTTCCGGTCTTAACGCCCTTAGCGGTGGATCCTGCCCATCCCTTTCCCTTCGTTAGCAATCTCAGCCTCAACGTCGCCGCCCTGATCCATGACCCAGAGTCGGGGCAACGCCAGCTGGCCCGGGTGAAGGTTCCTCAGAAGATCCTTCCGCGCTTTGTCTCAATTCCCATTGAGCTTGGCGGCGCTGATGCCAAGCCATTGCACACAGCAGTGCCTCTTGAGCAGGTCATTGCTTTCAATCTCAGCCTGCTCTTTCCAGGAATGAGCATTGAAGGTCATTACTTTTTCCGGGTCACCAGGGATGCAGACCTGGAACTACGCGACCTTGAAGCCGACGATCTCATGATCGCCATCGAACAGGGCTTGCGAAAGCGAAGGATGGGGGGTGAAGTCGTCCGCCTGGAAGTTGCTAGCGACACCCCTCAAGACGTCATTGAGATGTTGATGGACGGTATGTCCGTGGTTGAAGAAGACCTTTACAGGGTGAATGGCCCCCTCGGGCTCGATGATCTTTTCGGCTTGATGAGCCTGCCGTTGCCACACCTCAAAGATGCAACACATTCAGGTCAAACTCCTGCCATCCTCAGCCGAGCGCAGAGGGGAAGGTTGGAAGATGGCT
This region of Synechococcus sp. WH 8016 genomic DNA includes:
- a CDS encoding ferredoxin--nitrite reductase; protein product: MSIQIPTRTFLENKKLNKIEQNKASKDGLLVGDEIEEFARIGWEEVDETDLQLRLKWYGMFWRPKTPGKFMLRLRVPNGVLSNQQLRVVASIVERYGENGSCDITTRQNLQLRGVLLDDLPDILKRLKSVGLSSIQSGFDNPRNVTGNPLAGIDPNEIVDTRPFTTELQDFLTNHCEGNPEYSNLPRKWNTAVAGAKDNFLLHNDIVFHPVKRDGVMGFGVWIGGILSSQMNAYALPMNAWVKQDEICKMTDCVIRLWRDNGERDKRPKGRFRMYLDQLGVETFRNKVEELFGPLAEDPGSVFNDTPRSHYGIHPQNNPGEFFAGLHVNVGRLTANDLHDLATASLEYGSGEVRLTEDQNVIIVGLSTDNLDAFQADSLLQRFPLQPGAIAAGTVSCTGNTYCSFGLTNTKDQAIAAANQLDAELELPEELKIHWTGCPNTCGQAFMGAIGLTGTKAKNSKGEMGEGYTLSIGGSQGENPQIGEVQQKAIPAEDIQNVLRQVLIEQFGAKPRA
- a CDS encoding formate/nitrite transporter family protein, whose amino-acid sequence is MDYVLPNELVDGMILAGGKKATVSIKNLLIRGFYSGAILGLAVILALTVGILTKLPFVGSLLFPFGFASIVLFGMELVTGNFALLPMATWAGKCSWSATFRNWTWVWIGNFIGTLVVAIIMAISLTSGSMDASAENVGPPIWDLVAQKIVALNQINVVKKYEALGSMGFFLAFLRGVVANWLVCLGVTMALVSKSVPGKLLACWLPITAFQTMGMEHIVVNQFLHTAGPILGSGVPFYKVIFWNFLPVTLGNIVGGMVFIGMLFYSTHRTKISDVLPTEHDEKLERELAAELGAR
- the cynS gene encoding cyanase, with the protein product MAGPSPSTLTASLMAAKKAKGLSFADLEAALGLDEVWIASLFYGQATASPEEAEKLATLLALDPAITAALQEFPTKGSLDPVIPTDPLIYRFYEIMQVYGMPLKDVIQEKFGDGIMSAIDFTLDVDKVEDPKGDRVKITMCGKFLPYKKW
- a CDS encoding tetracycline resistance MFS efflux pump — translated: MRRPHVPTLLSAFLTLLNDRLSESIVFPLLPFLLASFNADGRTLGLLAGSYALAQFAATPLIGALSDRFGRRPVIAICVSGSVLGLGLFAITVSQDWPPGAVLPLFLLFGARLIDGVSGGTAATAGAVLADITPPEQRARAFGLIGVAFGLGFIIGPFLGGQLARIAVTVPIWVATGFAVLNLVVVLTLLPETHPVSERRVLPRKRELNPFAQIARVIGNPAVGRLALGFFLFFLAFNGFTAILVLYFKQRFNWGPELATTAFLIVGVVATVVQGGLIGPLVKRFGEWKLTLIGLGLVIAGCLLIPTTDPEQARIGVFTAVAILASGTGLVTPSLRSLVSRRLSDEGQGAALGSLQALQSLGSFLGPPLAGLGYDLLGQTSPFFGGAGLLLVVVLLVTRSPLEESTG
- a CDS encoding anthranilate phosphoribosyltransferase family protein translates to MQSSPEANKRACFKQLLRKIGSGEHTSKGLTRSEADEAMELMLTGGASDVQIGAFLIAHRIRRPEPQELTGMLDTYRRLGPCLQSEADQRRPICFGMPFDGRSRTAPIYPLTTLLLVGCGQPVVLQGGKRMPVKFGITAAELFASIGLNLQGLSINDVQAGFNLHGLALIYQPEHFPLGEALLPARDDLGKRPPLASAELLWTAHQGHHLLVSGFVHPPTESRAWQALELAGETEVITVKGLEGGTDLPVSRAGITARIHNSGEPERHIVHPRDHGCFGDDPRWESEEAWATHAKEALLGQGPMAQSLRWNAGCYLWLSGLSKSLEDGVEEARTMQANGVGTAALEKLIAWRASVGG